In Ornithorhynchus anatinus isolate Pmale09 chromosome 17, mOrnAna1.pri.v4, whole genome shotgun sequence, the following proteins share a genomic window:
- the OLR1 gene encoding oxidized low-density lipoprotein receptor 1: MEDDVQYAELKFNMPEEKPKQKLPEKKAEDSSSSSPRWFLAAIMLGIFSFALLGAMVVLGLKIIHARGLRDRQVENYTHLEGKTARFTDQKDVAGASPQDWQEVENLRRKLENITEEHRALLLQNEQLREALKKAKNYTGPCPQDWFWHGESCYIFSSHFKNWKMSQENCASQGSQLLKVDDQDELEFVYRAVAHSRNPFWLGLRRSDARSRWVWEDGSTPFVGLLQAWRYLSHTYSSGTCGCIFQGNIIAESCIITASSICERKANLLKLDPGEEKGPRWPDQSQIRLGPISVGT; the protein is encoded by the exons ATGGAGGACGATGTGCAGTACGCCGAACTCAAGTTCAACATGCCAGAGGAGAAACCTAAGCAGAAGCTCCCTGAAAAGAAAGCAGAAG ATTCATCCAGTTCATCTCCTCGGTGGTTTCTGGCGGCTATAATGCTGGGGATTTTCTCCTTCGCATTGTTGGGGGCAATGGTGGTCCTGGGCTTGAAGA tcATCCACGCACGTGGTCTCAGGGATCGACAGGTTGAAAACTACACccacctagaggggaagacagcccgATTCACAGACCAGAAGGACGTAGCTGGAGCCTCTCCCCAGGACTGGCAAGAAGTGGAAAATCTCCGCAGGAAGTTGGAAAATATAACCGAAGAGCACAGAGCGCTCCTTCTTCAGAACGAGCAACTCCGGGAGGCTCTGAAGAAAGCGAAAAATTATACAG GCCCTTGCCCACAGGACTGGTTCTGGCACGGAGAGAGTTGCTACATTTTCTCCTCTCACTTCAAAAACTGGAAAATGAGCCAAGAGAACTGCGCATCCCAGGGCTCTCAGCTGCTCAAGGTGGACGACCAGGACGAGCTG GAGTTCGTCTACCGAGCCGTGGCCCACTCCAGAAATCCATTCTGGCTAGGCCTGAGGCGGTCGGATGCCAGGTCCCGCTGGGTCTGGGAGGATGGTTCAACGCCCTTCGTAGGCCT GCTCCAGGCATGGAGGTACCTTTCCCATACCTACTCCTCGGGCACCTGTGGATGCATTTTCCAGGGCAACATCATTGCCGAAAGCTGCATCATCACTGCCTCTAGCATCTGCGAGAGGAAGGCAAATCTGCTGAAACTAGacccaggagaggagaaaggaccaAGATGGCCGGATCAAAGTCAGATCAGACTTGGGCCAATTTCCGTGGGAACCTGA
- the TMEM52B gene encoding transmembrane protein 52B isoform X2 — MVARHWTPIFPALVYLSQLPRARGEEGCVNSEHCGTTDWVHLWYIWLLVVIGGLLLLCGLTSACLRCCLSRQQTGEEAGPSPYEVTVIAFDHDSTLQSTITSLQSVFGPSARRILAVAHSHGSGPAPPSSPETPPGYEEALHMSRFTVARCGQKAPDLAPVPEERQPPTPGKTEAPPSGH, encoded by the exons ATGGTGGCTCGGCACTGGACCCCGATCTTTCCGGCTCTGGTGTATCTGTCCCAG CTTCCTCGGGCGAGAGGTGAGGAAGGCTGTGTGAATTCCGAGCA ctgcGGGACCACAGACTGGGTTCATCTCTGGTATATCTG GTTGCTGGTGGTGATCGGAgggctgcttctcctgtgtggCCTGACCTCGGCCTGTCTCCGCTGCTGCCTGAGCCGCCAGCAgaccggggaggaggcgggaccaTCCCCGTACGAGGTGACGGTCATCGCCTTCGACCACGACAGCACTCTCCAGAGCACAATCACCT ccctccaGTCGGTGTTCGGGCCCAGCGCCCGCCGGATCCTGGCAGTGGCCCACTCCCACGGCTCCGGGCCCGCGCCGCCCTCCTCTCCGGAAACTCCCCCGGGCTACGAGGAGGCCCTGCACATGAGCCGGTTCACCGTGGCCCGGTGTGGCCAGAAGGCCCCCGACTTGGCCCCGGTCCCTGAGGAGAGGCAGCCGCCCACCCCGGGGAAGACAGAAGCTCCCCCATCCGGCCACTGA
- the TMEM52B gene encoding transmembrane protein 52B isoform X1 has translation MVARHWTPIFPALVYLSQGLDQHQLGIGPSSWGGVGDVSLCLPRARGEEGCVNSEHCGTTDWVHLWYIWLLVVIGGLLLLCGLTSACLRCCLSRQQTGEEAGPSPYEVTVIAFDHDSTLQSTITSLQSVFGPSARRILAVAHSHGSGPAPPSSPETPPGYEEALHMSRFTVARCGQKAPDLAPVPEERQPPTPGKTEAPPSGH, from the exons ATGGTGGCTCGGCACTGGACCCCGATCTTTCCGGCTCTGGTGTATCTGTCCCAG ggactggatcAGCATCAACTTGGCATTGGACCTAGCAGCTGGGGAGGCGTGGGGGATGTGTCTTTATGT CTTCCTCGGGCGAGAGGTGAGGAAGGCTGTGTGAATTCCGAGCA ctgcGGGACCACAGACTGGGTTCATCTCTGGTATATCTG GTTGCTGGTGGTGATCGGAgggctgcttctcctgtgtggCCTGACCTCGGCCTGTCTCCGCTGCTGCCTGAGCCGCCAGCAgaccggggaggaggcgggaccaTCCCCGTACGAGGTGACGGTCATCGCCTTCGACCACGACAGCACTCTCCAGAGCACAATCACCT ccctccaGTCGGTGTTCGGGCCCAGCGCCCGCCGGATCCTGGCAGTGGCCCACTCCCACGGCTCCGGGCCCGCGCCGCCCTCCTCTCCGGAAACTCCCCCGGGCTACGAGGAGGCCCTGCACATGAGCCGGTTCACCGTGGCCCGGTGTGGCCAGAAGGCCCCCGACTTGGCCCCGGTCCCTGAGGAGAGGCAGCCGCCCACCCCGGGGAAGACAGAAGCTCCCCCATCCGGCCACTGA